In Acidianus brierleyi, one genomic interval encodes:
- a CDS encoding NAD(P)-dependent oxidoreductase — MKIGLIGLGVMGWRIGANLAKDSKLDFVYDRTLSKAEDFSKKYGTKYFTSIKDLVKNSDYVLTMLSDDNAVSSVYGDIIPESSGKILVDMSTISPSLSIEISKKIKENGGIMCDSPVIGTSIFVEQKRITFLVGGPKDKFTDVKNILQSTASNIFYMGSNGMGLYAKLVNNLLLGAYASALAEAFNFGIKSGLDPNDVVKLLSELSSSKSPTSEIKSPKMLNGDYSTQFATKHMRKDLEIVQKESQNLKVITPLSSLALQLFRMAEAMGYSEADYISVVEVFKRFSPK, encoded by the coding sequence ATGAAAATAGGCTTAATTGGATTAGGAGTTATGGGTTGGAGAATAGGAGCAAATCTTGCTAAGGATAGTAAATTAGATTTCGTATATGATAGAACATTATCAAAAGCGGAGGATTTTTCCAAAAAATATGGTACAAAATATTTTACGTCTATAAAAGACCTTGTTAAAAATTCTGATTACGTACTAACGATGCTTTCTGATGATAATGCTGTTTCCTCAGTATATGGCGATATAATACCAGAATCTTCTGGAAAAATTTTAGTTGATATGTCAACAATTTCTCCTTCTTTAAGTATAGAAATATCTAAAAAAATAAAAGAAAATGGTGGTATAATGTGCGATTCGCCTGTAATAGGTACTTCAATATTCGTAGAACAGAAAAGGATTACGTTTCTTGTTGGAGGACCTAAGGATAAATTTACTGATGTCAAAAATATTTTGCAAAGTACTGCTTCTAATATATTTTATATGGGAAGTAATGGAATGGGACTTTATGCCAAGTTAGTAAACAATCTTTTACTTGGAGCATATGCTTCAGCATTAGCAGAAGCGTTTAATTTTGGAATAAAAAGTGGATTAGATCCTAACGATGTGGTTAAGCTACTTTCAGAATTAAGTAGCTCTAAATCACCTACCTCTGAAATAAAATCTCCGAAAATGTTAAACGGAGATTATAGTACACAATTTGCTACTAAACATATGAGAAAAGATCTAGAAATAGTTCAAAAAGAATCTCAAAATCTTAAAGTTATAACTCCATTATCTTCATTAGCACTTCAGTTATTTAGAATGGCTGAAGCTATGGGGTATTCTGAGGCTGATTATATTTCAGTTGTAGAAGTTTTCAAGAGATTTTCTCCAAAATAG
- a CDS encoding glycosyltransferase family 4 protein → MEFTLFHHSFEILGGSERVAVAVLNVMKSLGYQVTLITLSEINKEKIKKWDPRFVDPDKIVIKKFPLKFGIYKALYLSLMTKKERSFSTIGDITWSDYSYIHFPWSLTDNLKYIDNYYKYESYIGNRKLRMYYLPYKYIHRMFFRKSKTKLLANSNWTRRILEISGYRAETLYPPVDISRIKIKSSNRDPKLVVYIGRISPEKNIENIIEVAKRMKDYKFVILGSEGRNKKYINYILNNSKNLNNIFIRKNPDDTEIIDYFSKAKIYFHPKINEHFGISIVEAMAAGLTPVVHKSGGAWYDIIEEGKYGIGYCDIDSAIDGIKKASSIEFDYSKKIYQFSFENFKKNLSSILEKIS, encoded by the coding sequence GTGGAGTTTACACTCTTTCATCATTCTTTTGAAATATTAGGAGGTAGCGAGAGAGTAGCTGTTGCGGTATTAAATGTTATGAAAAGCCTTGGTTATCAAGTGACATTAATTACTTTATCTGAAATAAATAAAGAAAAAATAAAAAAATGGGATCCTCGTTTTGTAGATCCAGATAAGATAGTAATAAAAAAATTTCCATTAAAGTTTGGAATTTATAAAGCGCTTTATCTTTCATTAATGACTAAAAAAGAGAGAAGCTTTAGTACAATAGGAGACATAACATGGAGTGATTATAGTTATATACACTTTCCCTGGTCATTAACTGATAATTTGAAATATATAGATAATTACTATAAGTATGAGAGCTATATAGGAAATAGAAAATTAAGAATGTACTATTTGCCCTACAAATATATTCATAGAATGTTTTTTAGAAAATCAAAGACAAAACTTTTAGCTAATTCCAATTGGACTAGAAGAATTCTAGAAATATCGGGATATAGGGCAGAAACTCTCTATCCGCCAGTCGATATATCTAGAATTAAAATAAAAAGTTCGAATAGAGATCCAAAGCTTGTGGTTTACATAGGTAGGATTTCTCCAGAAAAAAACATTGAAAATATAATTGAGGTTGCAAAAAGAATGAAAGATTATAAATTTGTTATATTAGGATCTGAAGGTAGAAATAAAAAATATATTAATTATATTCTTAATAACTCAAAAAATTTAAATAATATCTTTATTAGAAAGAATCCTGATGATACAGAAATAATAGATTATTTTTCAAAAGCTAAAATATATTTTCATCCGAAAATAAATGAACATTTTGGTATTTCTATAGTTGAAGCAATGGCAGCTGGATTAACTCCAGTAGTCCATAAGAGTGGAGGAGCGTGGTACGATATTATAGAAGAGGGAAAATATGGCATAGGGTATTGCGATATAGATAGCGCAATAGATGGTATAAAAAAGGCCTCTAGCATTGAATTTGACTACTCTAAAAAGATATATCAATTTAGTTTTGAAAATTTTAAGAAAAATCTCTCGTCTATTTTGGAGAAAATCTCTTGA
- a CDS encoding SDR family oxidoreductase — MELNVYNKRVLITASTEGIGKGIAKALAKEGCKIIISSRNKDKVSKSVEELRKINPSIWGITSDITDVRSIEKLSLFTKEILGDIDVLIVNSGNPPSEPSYFEETNIEDWEYSIRLYLISAIKLVKEFLPGMVKNHWGRIIFLSSWTIKEPQSIFALADVSRSPLIQLSKILGRDYGKFGVTINTILMGSFETEGAKKTIRNLASKKGEKFEDLWQQLVISPIPAGKIGNPEKDLSPLIIFLISDLSWYINGTSILIDGGMTNAV; from the coding sequence ATGGAGCTCAATGTATATAACAAAAGAGTTCTCATAACAGCATCTACAGAAGGTATAGGAAAAGGTATAGCAAAAGCGTTAGCCAAAGAAGGCTGTAAAATAATTATATCCTCAAGAAATAAGGATAAAGTATCAAAATCTGTCGAGGAATTAAGAAAAATTAACCCATCAATTTGGGGAATCACTTCTGATATTACTGATGTAAGAAGTATAGAGAAATTATCTTTATTCACAAAGGAAATTTTAGGTGATATTGATGTCCTAATAGTAAATTCTGGCAATCCGCCTTCAGAACCATCATATTTTGAAGAAACAAATATTGAAGACTGGGAATACTCTATTAGATTATATTTAATAAGTGCAATAAAATTGGTTAAGGAATTCTTGCCAGGAATGGTTAAAAATCACTGGGGCAGAATAATTTTTCTTTCATCTTGGACCATAAAAGAACCTCAAAGCATTTTTGCTTTAGCAGACGTATCTAGATCTCCATTAATTCAATTATCTAAAATTTTAGGAAGAGACTATGGAAAATTTGGGGTAACTATAAATACCATATTAATGGGAAGTTTTGAAACGGAAGGGGCCAAAAAAACTATACGAAATCTTGCAAGTAAGAAAGGAGAAAAATTTGAGGATTTATGGCAACAACTTGTTATATCTCCAATTCCTGCCGGAAAGATTGGTAATCCTGAAAAAGATCTCTCACCACTAATAATTTTCCTTATCTCCGATCTTTCCTGGTATATAAATGGGACTAGTATTCTTATAGACGGAGGTATGACAAACGCTGTGTAA
- a CDS encoding chromatin protein Cren7: MSSKKAVKVKTPGGKEMELNPEKVWTLAPKGRKGVKIGLFKDPDTGKYFRHKLPDDYPI, translated from the coding sequence ATGAGCTCTAAAAAAGCAGTAAAAGTAAAAACTCCCGGAGGAAAAGAGATGGAACTAAATCCGGAAAAAGTATGGACACTAGCTCCGAAAGGAAGAAAAGGAGTAAAGATAGGATTATTTAAAGATCCAGATACCGGGAAATATTTTAGGCACAAGCTACCAGATGACTACCCAATTTAA
- the pyrH gene encoding UMP kinase: protein MNLILKISGKFFDEEDAEKLKTLKNTVNELTNEGYRVGIVTGGGRTARKYINIARQMGSNEAFLDLLGIWASRLNAYLVIFSLSDLAYMKVPESLEEFTQAWSYGKIVVSGGFQPGQSTAAVAALTAEASNSKLLIVATNVDGVYEKDPRIYSDAKLISKLTTTQLRKILETSQSVNAGTYELLDPLAIKIIERSKIKVIVTNYNKLSRLTEIIKGEEIASIVEPE, encoded by the coding sequence ATGAATCTTATACTCAAAATAAGTGGTAAATTCTTTGATGAGGAAGATGCTGAAAAATTAAAGACGCTAAAAAACACTGTAAACGAATTAACTAATGAAGGTTACAGGGTTGGTATAGTTACGGGTGGAGGTAGAACTGCAAGAAAGTATATAAACATAGCAAGACAAATGGGTAGTAATGAGGCTTTTTTAGATCTTTTAGGAATATGGGCGTCTAGACTTAACGCATATCTTGTAATATTTTCTCTATCAGACTTAGCTTATATGAAAGTTCCAGAAAGTCTAGAAGAATTTACACAAGCGTGGTCTTATGGAAAAATAGTTGTCAGTGGAGGATTCCAACCAGGACAATCTACAGCAGCAGTAGCTGCTCTTACTGCCGAAGCATCAAATTCTAAACTATTAATAGTTGCTACAAATGTAGATGGCGTATATGAGAAAGATCCAAGGATTTATTCAGATGCTAAACTCATATCAAAGCTAACAACTACGCAATTAAGAAAAATTTTAGAAACTTCCCAATCTGTTAATGCTGGAACATATGAACTTTTAGATCCTTTGGCAATAAAAATAATTGAAAGGTCAAAAATAAAAGTTATAGTGACAAACTATAATAAATTATCAAGACTAACAGAGATTATTAAAGGAGAAGAAATAGCAAGTATAGTTGAGCCTGAGTGA
- the lysS gene encoding homocitrate synthase, giving the protein MKLGILDSTLREGEQTPGVVFTTDQRVEIAKVLSDLGVNMIEAGHPAVSSDIYEGIKRIMKLKNEGEINSEIIAHSRAVKRDIEIGAELEVDRIAIFFGVSDIHLKAKHKVSREEALNIISEHISYAKSHGVNVRFTAEDATRTDLDYLIQVIKTAKEAGADRIGIADTVGILYPAKTVELFSFLTRQVSGVEYDIHAHNDLGLAVANSLAAAEGGATIIHATVNGLGERVGITPLQIIAAAIKYHFGLDVVKLDKLTKISSLVEKYSGISMPPNYPITGDYAYIHKAGIHVAGILNDPRTYEFMPPETFGRSRDYVIDKYTGKHALKDRFERLGVKLSEEELEQVLAKIKTQNTRFLRDVDLLEIAEGVTGKILKPRPPEKIEAMVSIKCDSNIYTTSVTRRISVIPGVSEVLEISGDYDIIAKVEAKDSVELNNVIENIRSVKGVSSTLTSLVLKKM; this is encoded by the coding sequence TTGAAACTAGGAATATTAGATTCTACATTACGTGAAGGAGAGCAAACTCCCGGCGTAGTTTTTACTACTGATCAAAGAGTAGAAATAGCTAAAGTTCTTTCAGACTTAGGCGTTAATATGATAGAAGCAGGTCATCCTGCAGTATCTTCTGATATTTATGAAGGAATTAAAAGAATAATGAAGCTAAAAAATGAGGGAGAAATAAATTCAGAAATAATAGCTCACAGCAGGGCAGTAAAAAGAGATATAGAAATAGGAGCAGAACTAGAAGTAGACAGAATAGCAATATTCTTTGGAGTTAGCGACATTCATTTGAAAGCCAAGCATAAAGTATCCAGAGAAGAAGCATTAAACATAATTTCAGAGCATATAAGTTACGCTAAATCACATGGAGTTAACGTAAGATTTACCGCAGAAGACGCTACTAGAACAGACCTTGATTACTTAATCCAAGTAATCAAAACAGCTAAAGAAGCAGGGGCGGATAGAATAGGCATAGCCGATACAGTAGGAATACTTTATCCCGCAAAAACAGTTGAACTCTTTTCGTTTTTGACTAGACAAGTTTCAGGAGTTGAATATGATATCCATGCTCATAATGATCTAGGTTTAGCGGTAGCAAATTCTTTAGCAGCTGCAGAAGGTGGGGCTACTATAATTCACGCTACAGTTAACGGTTTAGGAGAAAGAGTAGGAATAACTCCATTACAAATAATAGCAGCTGCTATAAAATATCACTTTGGATTAGATGTAGTAAAACTCGATAAATTAACAAAAATCTCTTCATTAGTCGAGAAATATAGTGGAATTTCTATGCCGCCAAACTATCCAATAACTGGTGACTATGCTTACATCCATAAGGCAGGAATTCACGTTGCTGGGATACTTAACGATCCAAGAACTTATGAGTTTATGCCCCCAGAAACATTTGGAAGAAGCAGAGATTACGTTATAGACAAATATACGGGTAAGCATGCACTTAAAGACAGATTTGAAAGATTAGGAGTAAAATTATCCGAGGAAGAATTAGAACAAGTACTTGCTAAAATAAAAACACAGAATACGAGGTTCTTAAGAGACGTAGATCTTTTAGAAATAGCTGAGGGAGTTACAGGTAAAATTCTAAAACCTAGACCGCCAGAAAAAATAGAGGCAATGGTATCAATAAAATGCGATTCCAATATTTACACTACGTCAGTAACAAGAAGAATATCAGTAATTCCAGGAGTTAGTGAAGTTTTAGAAATTTCAGGAGATTACGATATTATAGCCAAAGTAGAAGCTAAAGACTCAGTAGAGCTAAATAATGTCATAGAAAATATAAGATCAGTAAAAGGTGTTTCTTCAACTCTCACATCTTTAGTACTAAAGAAAATGTAA
- a CDS encoding DUF4898 domain-containing protein, with protein sequence MLVKMLSYINDKIESVLSEIVSNKGFVNVKTLSPKLVSNIHKSLKFIIPKDAKEVMIVLPLGVYKEIDVENLKFDLKNVFHEVEIYESSISETIIIFYK encoded by the coding sequence ATGCTAGTGAAAATGCTGAGTTACATTAACGATAAAATAGAATCAGTATTAAGTGAGATTGTGTCGAATAAAGGGTTTGTTAATGTTAAAACTTTGTCGCCTAAATTGGTTTCCAATATTCATAAAAGCTTGAAATTTATAATTCCTAAAGACGCTAAGGAAGTAATGATTGTCCTTCCTTTAGGAGTTTATAAAGAGATTGATGTAGAAAATTTAAAATTCGACTTAAAGAACGTTTTTCATGAAGTAGAAATTTATGAAAGCTCTATTTCTGAAACTATTATAATATTTTATAAATAA
- a CDS encoding putative metallopeptidase, producing MQLEKADDVKRLAEEINTKASLGLDLSKVIFLRSQHSKTTAIARTLGLPPQWRYVFGEDKIYIIEVISEKFDKLTCHQKIYVVVHELLHIPSGMKGGLRNHTYREFRNIRKIIKEKGLDEICW from the coding sequence ATGCAATTAGAGAAAGCCGATGATGTAAAAAGACTGGCAGAGGAGATTAATACAAAAGCCAGTTTAGGCTTAGATTTAAGTAAAGTTATTTTTTTACGTAGTCAACATTCCAAAACAACCGCAATAGCTAGAACATTAGGCTTACCTCCTCAGTGGAGATACGTATTTGGTGAAGACAAGATATATATTATTGAAGTTATAAGCGAAAAGTTCGACAAATTAACATGTCATCAAAAGATTTACGTTGTAGTTCATGAACTACTCCATATACCTTCAGGAATGAAAGGAGGATTAAGAAATCATACATATAGAGAATTCAGAAATATACGAAAGATAATTAAAGAAAAAGGACTAGATGAAATATGTTGGTGA
- the tfs4 gene encoding transcription factor S4 produces MRFCPKCGSTMIIKNDKMVCMRCGYSDNKIEKIVYNSKINHDKDKMIVADGKTLEGRLSMSLCPKCGSARALRLKRGLFKCITCGYIYRS; encoded by the coding sequence ATGAGATTCTGTCCTAAATGCGGTTCAACAATGATAATAAAGAACGATAAAATGGTTTGCATGAGATGCGGATATTCAGATAACAAAATCGAAAAAATTGTTTATAATAGTAAAATTAACCATGACAAGGATAAAATGATAGTAGCAGACGGTAAAACTTTGGAAGGAAGATTATCCATGAGTTTATGCCCAAAATGCGGTTCTGCAAGAGCATTAAGACTAAAAAGAGGATTATTCAAATGCATAACTTGCGGCTATATTTACAGATCATAA
- a CDS encoding type II toxin-antitoxin system VapC family toxin, with amino-acid sequence MENKGICLDTDALIDAFKDGIKKYSGYYTTCISVYEFLRGISYVGKDVGKFKAAIEIYLNVLCLDNNSIITASNIYSDLRKNGELIEDPDLLIGSICIANNLCLRTNNLKHFKRLERFGLRIVKE; translated from the coding sequence GTGGAGAACAAGGGAATTTGCTTAGATACTGATGCTCTAATAGACGCTTTTAAAGATGGGATAAAGAAGTATTCTGGTTATTATACTACTTGTATTAGTGTTTATGAATTTTTGAGAGGGATAAGTTATGTGGGTAAAGATGTAGGGAAATTTAAGGCTGCTATTGAGATTTATTTGAATGTGTTATGTTTGGATAATAATTCGATTATAACTGCGTCGAATATTTATTCAGATTTAAGGAAAAATGGGGAGTTAATAGAGGATCCTGACTTGCTTATAGGATCTATATGTATTGCGAATAATCTTTGCCTTAGAACTAATAATTTAAAGCATTTTAAGAGATTGGAAAGATTTGGCTTGAGAATAGTGAAAGAATAA
- a CDS encoding VapB-type antitoxin — translation MTQTTTISVSEKTKELLYVKKKEIEIKLNKTLSWDEFFQEVFGEAEVPKLSDEEAEFLKRIVSEDRKKWRTREFA, via the coding sequence ATGACTCAGACTACTACAATATCTGTTAGTGAAAAAACTAAGGAATTGCTTTACGTGAAAAAGAAGGAGATTGAAATTAAGCTTAATAAGACCTTAAGTTGGGATGAGTTTTTTCAGGAGGTTTTTGGTGAGGCTGAAGTCCCAAAACTTAGTGATGAAGAGGCTGAGTTTTTGAAGAGGATTGTTTCAGAGGATAGGAAAAAGTGGAGAACAAGGGAATTTGCTTAG
- a CDS encoding winged helix-turn-helix transcriptional regulator, which yields MTLKKPESTICPIVETIRIIGSEPKLLVLRYLLDGGKGFNELQKLTKLSSKTLSSTLKDLETYDLVKRIIISDRPFRVKYELTEKSKELKGVFEEIQKWGNKYLK from the coding sequence ATTACCTTGAAGAAACCTGAATCTACAATCTGTCCGATAGTAGAAACTATTAGAATCATAGGAAGCGAACCAAAGTTACTTGTTTTAAGATATTTACTAGACGGAGGCAAAGGTTTTAATGAACTACAAAAACTAACTAAACTCAGCTCAAAGACATTATCCTCAACATTAAAAGACTTAGAAACTTACGATTTAGTAAAAAGAATCATAATAAGTGATAGACCTTTTAGAGTAAAATATGAGCTTACAGAAAAAAGTAAGGAATTAAAAGGAGTTTTTGAAGAGATACAAAAATGGGGAAATAAATATCTTAAATAA
- a CDS encoding CDGSH iron-sulfur domain-containing protein — translation MARLVKHDRNKPYEIKADNGQVFYVCACGLSKHKPFCDGSHKRTLDEEEGIYIYDENGRIKVENFYP, via the coding sequence ATGGCTAGGTTAGTAAAACACGATCGTAATAAGCCATATGAAATAAAGGCAGATAATGGACAAGTTTTTTATGTATGTGCTTGTGGACTATCTAAACATAAACCTTTTTGTGATGGTTCACATAAAAGAACCTTAGATGAGGAAGAAGGGATATATATATACGATGAAAATGGAAGAATTAAAGTAGAGAATTTTTATCCGTAA
- a CDS encoding FAD-binding protein, protein MLISRPGNDFNEIGINDIPVIPTSFYMSTLGGYAATGAYGFGALKNGALWDNLIEVEIYTPKGFYTVTGKNILSTTLAAGTTGIITKIKMRLVNRKYKKINIVKKTFNSLSKALDDAFNILNSTEFLSIRNYGMAKEIDPEYSWDKWNIIYGVYDENGQSYATKDIITSFAGSSQ, encoded by the coding sequence GTGCTCATCTCAAGACCTGGAAATGATTTTAACGAAATAGGAATAAATGATATTCCAGTAATTCCTACAAGTTTTTACATGTCAACATTAGGCGGATATGCAGCAACAGGAGCATATGGATTTGGAGCATTAAAAAACGGAGCTCTATGGGACAATTTGATAGAAGTAGAAATTTACACTCCAAAAGGATTTTATACAGTAACAGGAAAAAATATACTTTCAACAACTCTAGCTGCAGGAACTACGGGTATTATTACAAAGATAAAAATGAGGTTAGTAAATAGAAAATATAAAAAGATTAATATAGTTAAGAAAACATTTAATTCATTATCTAAAGCACTAGACGATGCTTTTAACATATTAAATTCTACAGAATTCTTAAGCATAAGAAATTACGGAATGGCAAAAGAAATAGACCCAGAGTATTCATGGGACAAATGGAATATAATATACGGAGTATATGACGAAAACGGCCAAAGCTATGCAACAAAGGACATAATAACAAGTTTTGCAGGCTCATCACAGTAG
- a CDS encoding FAD-binding protein, with amino-acid sequence MLKDILSKYFEIYTDKEILEKYSMDYSYLSSTLYDLKKVPEAIVKITTEEQIKTLLELSQEYNFYIIVRGSGTNTLGETVPIKHYNCRHYKF; translated from the coding sequence ATGCTAAAAGATATATTATCTAAATATTTCGAAATATACACTGACAAAGAAATATTAGAAAAATATTCTATGGACTATAGTTATTTATCCTCTACATTATACGACCTAAAGAAGGTTCCCGAGGCAATAGTAAAAATAACTACAGAAGAACAAATAAAAACGCTGTTAGAATTATCTCAAGAATATAATTTCTACATTATAGTAAGAGGAAGCGGAACTAACACGCTAGGAGAAACTGTACCAATAAAACACTATAATTGCAGACATTACAAATTTTAA
- a CDS encoding DUF84 family protein translates to MKFYVGSLSRLKIISVKEVLKHYMTSYEIIPFNSPSEVPRTPWNDETPTGARNRAENMRKKFLDNEGVYIGLESGLVERFNQIYEETWCVIIYKDKEFSAYSSGLRLPRQVVEKIKQGVPHSKILNQLSKQLNASPKDTWGLYTKFKLSRKVEIKEAFRNALILMLTNI, encoded by the coding sequence ATGAAATTTTATGTAGGTAGTCTTAGTAGGTTAAAGATTATTTCAGTTAAGGAAGTTCTTAAACATTATATGACAAGCTATGAAATAATACCTTTTAATTCTCCTTCTGAAGTTCCTAGAACTCCTTGGAACGATGAGACTCCAACTGGAGCTAGAAATAGGGCTGAAAATATGAGGAAGAAATTCTTGGATAATGAAGGGGTTTACATAGGTTTAGAAAGTGGACTTGTAGAAAGGTTTAATCAAATATATGAGGAGACGTGGTGTGTAATAATTTATAAGGATAAGGAATTTTCAGCATATTCTAGTGGTTTAAGATTGCCAAGACAAGTAGTAGAAAAAATTAAACAAGGTGTTCCTCACAGTAAGATATTGAATCAATTATCAAAACAGCTTAATGCTTCTCCTAAAGATACATGGGGATTATATACTAAGTTTAAATTAAGTAGAAAGGTTGAGATAAAAGAAGCTTTTAGAAATGCTCTAATATTAATGTTAACTAATATTTAA
- a CDS encoding encapsulin, giving the protein MFSSDPSVITRKEKMDKEEAVRAIRGALMAELDAINYYLQQGKLFNQDFIKKVHDDIAKEEITHFGEFLRLLYETSKEDFEYMVKGWNEASKLIGSNPSFPITLSSTLEEKAQKENQDMNVEYFIAKALEERKIRNYGTILKYGDESISIYDLEDTGNKLIQKDNSSLYKIEHLNVEFEIRSDLSITRTMDIIYKAGLKYSKLEDLLLLSNHPLSLSERGIKEKPSDWEIPGNIAFDIIKSMETIESSGYSDIAVVISPSLYAKLFRVYDKTGSYEIELLRHCCEMIVSPYLSGLIVFSKKGFYILENSPASVEFLGKEGVYSDYLISGKISPYLIDSNAAMILK; this is encoded by the coding sequence ATGTTTTCTTCTGATCCTTCCGTTATCACACGAAAAGAAAAAATGGATAAAGAAGAAGCTGTAAGGGCTATAAGAGGAGCTTTAATGGCTGAATTAGACGCTATAAACTATTATCTTCAACAAGGTAAATTATTTAATCAAGACTTTATTAAGAAAGTTCACGACGATATAGCTAAAGAAGAAATAACTCATTTTGGTGAATTCTTAAGATTACTCTATGAAACTAGTAAGGAAGATTTTGAGTATATGGTTAAGGGCTGGAATGAAGCGTCTAAGTTAATAGGAAGTAATCCTTCATTTCCAATTACTTTATCTTCTACTTTGGAGGAAAAAGCGCAAAAAGAGAATCAAGATATGAATGTTGAATATTTCATAGCTAAGGCTTTAGAAGAGCGTAAAATAAGGAATTATGGTACTATATTAAAATATGGAGATGAGTCTATTTCCATTTATGATCTTGAGGATACTGGAAATAAATTAATTCAAAAGGATAATAGCTCTTTATATAAAATAGAGCATTTGAACGTTGAGTTTGAAATAAGAAGTGATTTATCTATAACAAGAACTATGGATATTATCTATAAGGCTGGATTAAAATATTCTAAATTGGAGGATTTACTTTTGCTTTCTAATCATCCTCTTTCACTTTCTGAAAGAGGAATAAAAGAAAAGCCTTCAGACTGGGAAATTCCGGGTAATATTGCGTTCGATATTATTAAATCAATGGAAACTATAGAAAGTTCTGGTTATTCTGATATTGCAGTAGTAATTTCTCCTTCTCTTTATGCTAAATTATTTAGAGTATATGATAAGACTGGTAGCTATGAAATAGAATTATTAAGGCATTGTTGTGAAATGATTGTTTCTCCATATTTGAGTGGATTAATAGTATTTTCTAAGAAAGGATTTTATATTTTGGAAAACTCGCCAGCAAGTGTAGAATTCTTAGGTAAAGAAGGAGTTTATAGCGATTATCTTATATCCGGTAAAATTTCTCCTTATCTTATTGATTCTAATGCTGCTATGATATTAAAGTAG
- a CDS encoding HAD family hydrolase has product MIKSVFVDFGSTLVGFRPVFYERVHEIVKDNGYNFDKKKVFRAYVKAMALNNFPDENGHNPVNLKDFLYFLGITPNEKLVKSLNESNIRDGEAFLYDDTIDFLEGIRSLGLKIVLVSNATKGIHKLIDQFDLRKYFDSLVISSEVGYVKPNPKIFYLAISKGGYPAIHIGDIFEVDYIGAKRAFLDSILLDRCNFYPDLNVKKEKDLKYVLSDIEKLL; this is encoded by the coding sequence TTGATAAAGTCTGTTTTTGTAGATTTTGGTAGTACTTTAGTAGGTTTTAGGCCAGTATTTTACGAACGAGTACATGAAATAGTTAAAGATAATGGATATAATTTCGATAAGAAGAAAGTTTTTAGAGCATATGTAAAAGCTATGGCATTAAATAACTTTCCAGACGAAAACGGTCATAATCCAGTAAATTTAAAGGATTTCCTTTACTTCCTAGGAATTACACCAAATGAAAAATTAGTAAAATCCCTTAATGAATCTAACATTAGAGACGGAGAAGCTTTTCTTTACGACGATACCATAGACTTTCTAGAAGGTATAAGATCTTTAGGACTCAAGATTGTACTAGTTAGCAATGCTACTAAAGGAATCCATAAGCTCATAGATCAGTTTGACTTAAGGAAATACTTTGATTCATTGGTAATCTCAAGTGAAGTTGGATATGTAAAGCCCAATCCAAAGATATTCTATTTAGCTATATCTAAGGGAGGATATCCAGCTATACATATAGGTGATATATTTGAGGTAGATTATATAGGAGCAAAAAGAGCATTTTTAGATTCTATTCTCTTAGATAGGTGTAACTTTTATCCTGATTTAAACGTAAAAAAGGAAAAAGATTTAAAATATGTTCTAAGTGACATAGAAAAACTACTTTAA